The Gemmatimonadota bacterium genome includes a window with the following:
- a CDS encoding aminopeptidase P N-terminal domain-containing protein has protein sequence MSPEPAAIYARRRERVFSALGDEAAMVLPAAPELRVGRDTELRYVPDSELYYLTGYAEPGAVAVLCPAAAAPAAGRLVLFVRPRDQEQERWTGARSGPDAAKELFGAAAAYPIGELEQRLPVLVAGAERLYFRLGGGREDVEALVRGLLLRGRRTRQRSGWGLQALVDPGAVLDEMRLRKDAQELGLIREAARTTAESFREVLGGIRPDAGEWEVEAALDAGFRRRGADGPAFPTIVASGPNATVLHYIENRRRMQAGELVLLDAGARCRMYAGDVSRTFPVAGRFSLEQRELYEAVVAARDAAVAAVAPGATTADVHRAALQVLIGALVERGVLQGEVDRLVKQHEDAEERAAQRRAEPESAVRPAAGGRGAGAQSEKEPPSRAYVPHKTSHWLGLDVHDVGDYAVRGTPRPLEPGMVLTVEPGLYIPPQDEAAPAALRGLGIRIEDDVVVTEQGQEVLTAALPAAADAVEQLLASRALADSWARERRPRGDSPDNPE, from the coding sequence GTGAGCCCGGAGCCGGCAGCAATCTACGCGCGGCGCCGCGAGCGCGTGTTTTCCGCCCTCGGCGACGAGGCCGCCATGGTGCTGCCCGCGGCGCCGGAACTGCGCGTAGGCCGGGACACCGAGCTGCGCTATGTCCCGGACTCCGAGCTTTACTACCTCACGGGTTACGCGGAGCCGGGCGCGGTGGCGGTGCTCTGCCCCGCAGCGGCTGCGCCGGCCGCGGGGCGCTTAGTCCTCTTCGTGCGGCCCAGGGACCAGGAGCAGGAGCGATGGACGGGGGCGCGGAGCGGTCCCGATGCCGCGAAGGAGCTCTTCGGTGCGGCGGCGGCATACCCGATCGGCGAGCTGGAGCAGCGGCTGCCGGTTCTGGTGGCGGGCGCGGAGAGGCTCTACTTCCGGTTGGGCGGCGGGCGCGAGGATGTCGAGGCGCTGGTGCGCGGCCTCCTACTGCGAGGCCGCCGCACCCGGCAGCGCAGCGGGTGGGGGCTCCAGGCGCTGGTGGACCCGGGCGCGGTCCTGGACGAGATGCGGCTGCGCAAGGATGCGCAGGAGCTGGGGCTGATCCGCGAGGCCGCGCGCACTACGGCCGAGAGCTTCCGCGAGGTGCTGGGCGGGATCCGGCCGGATGCGGGCGAGTGGGAAGTCGAAGCCGCGCTGGACGCGGGGTTCCGCCGCCGCGGCGCGGACGGGCCGGCTTTCCCGACCATTGTCGCCTCGGGGCCCAACGCCACGGTGCTTCATTACATTGAAAACCGCCGGCGGATGCAGGCAGGCGAGCTGGTGCTGCTGGACGCCGGCGCACGCTGCCGCATGTACGCCGGCGACGTTTCCCGCACCTTCCCCGTCGCGGGGCGGTTCTCACTCGAGCAGCGGGAGCTTTACGAAGCGGTGGTGGCCGCGCGGGACGCGGCGGTCGCGGCTGTCGCCCCGGGCGCGACCACCGCGGACGTGCATCGTGCGGCCCTGCAGGTTCTGATCGGCGCGCTGGTCGAGCGCGGGGTGCTGCAGGGCGAAGTCGACAGGCTGGTGAAACAGCACGAAGACGCGGAGGAGCGGGCGGCGCAGCGCCGGGCAGAGCCGGAATCGGCGGTTCGACCGGCGGCGGGCGGGCGGGGCGCCGGGGCGCAATCAGAAAAGGAGCCGCCCAGCCGTGCCTACGTCCCTCACAAGACGTCCCACTGGCTGGGACTGGACGTGCACGACGTGGGGGATTACGCGGTGCGGGGAACGCCCCGGCCACTCGAGCCGGGCATGGTCCTGACCGTCGAGCCCGGGCTCTATATCCCGCCCCAGGATGAAGCCGCGCCCGCGGCCTTGCGCGGGCTCGGGATCCGTATCGAGGACGACGTCGTGGTCACGGAGCAGGGGCAGGAGGTTCTGACGGCAGCGCTGCCTGCGGCGGCCGACGCGGTGGAGCAACTGCTCGCCT